CCTGTATTCTGAAGCAATTTTCTCCGCTTTCTCTTTAGACCTTGACATAATTCCGGCAGCCTCAATACCGGGCAATCTTTTTAAAGCATCCAAATGGGCTAAAGCAGAAAAGCCAGTACCAATTACAACGGTCTTAATCATGTCACGCATGTCAACCTCCTGTTTTTAGAATTATCTGATATTTAATATTATATCAAATAATTTCCCAATAAACAGTTGCAGTACCTCTCTTTAATGGTTCATCCATCTCAAACCACGCTCTAAAATATTCAAATGGTGGGGCTTAATGGGCTTATTTTGTTGAACAATCTTTTTGTATATAATACGCTCTATGTACTCAGAAATTTCATTTTCTCCAAGCATAAATTCCTTACCCTCAATATCTCTATGATTCCCTTGAACATTTAACTTAACTCTTCTTTTAAACCCTACAACTGAATAGAAAAAATCATGAAAATAAGGGGGAATCACCATTTTTAATGAATCAATCACTAACTGATTCTCCATTAATGGATTTTTAATCCTTACATCTCCATCGGAAAGCCAAACCTGCCGATCAGGATGACCATCAATAAATCCTCTCGCCTCACAGTATTGAATGACAAATATTCCACCACTCGTAAAAACAATTCGATCGATATTCAAAGGTTCTTGAAAAGATTCATTATGTATAGATAGATCACTCAAAACCTTATTCTCTATTTTTAATTCCAACTCTCTAAAATCCTCATTTAACTGAACCACAAACCCGCACCCCTTTTTCATACACAAATTAACAGATAATTCTATTATAACTAAATATGGTTTGATTAAAAAGGGTGATCAAAAAGATCAAAGTTTTGCATCAAACTATATTTAATCACTAGCCATTCTATACATACTCGACTGGCGAAAAAACTGTATTACTGTTACAATTTCTAAGATTAAAGTAATCGAGCAAATAAGTATTAACAAGGAGTATTTTAATGACTAATAATGATATTTTAATCCGTCTCCGATATGCACTGGATATAAAAAACACTGAAATGATAGAAATCTTTGAACTAGGCGGGCTAACCCTGACAAAAGAAGAAGTCTTAAAAATTCTTACTAAAATCGATGATGATGATTTTTATGAAGACTATGATGAACCACAGGAGACAGAAACATTTATCAAGTGCACGAATTCCATGCTTGAATCTTTTCTAAATGGATTTATTACGTTTAAAAGAGGGCCTCAAAAAGACAAAAATGGTCAAACGGTTAAACAGGACCGTTCTATTAAAAACCATGCAAGCGTTAATAATGTATTGTTAAAAAAAGTGAAGATTGCATTATCATTGACTGGTGAAGAAATGATTGAGATATTTGAAAAAGCTGGTTTAACAGTATCTAAAGGTGAACTAGGAGCACTGTTAAGAAAAGAAGGACATAAAAATTACAAACCGTGCGGAGATAAGTATGCAAGAAACTTTTTGAAGGGATTAACATTAAAATATAGAGACGACATTAAATAAAAAACTGCAGCTGGGCACGTCTGCCTTTTGCTGCAGTTTTTTAACTACTTTTTCTATATGCCCTTCGTTCTGCATATTCTTTACATTTAGGACATACTTTCAAAGTTTGATTGAGATGATCCCGATATGATGTTAATTGATTACTTCTAGTCTTGCATAACGTGCACTTTGCCTGGAATAATTTAAACATTAGATTTACAACACCTCTTTTAACTTCTGATATTCTTCACTTATTTATTAACCAGCATAGATTTTGTTACGCTGTTTTTTATGACAGACTATACACCTTCTGTCATAAAAACTGTAACGATGCTTTCCCCTTTACCTGCAGTCAAGCCAGTATCGCAGTTTCATCAGCTTCACCTCTTAAAAAGACTTGTTTCAAGTCATTACAGTAAATCTGTTTGAATTACAATACATGTTCTATTTGACTTAAAAAATTGGTATTTTTTATATTATACAATCTAAGGTTCATTTACTCAAATAAATTGTGAATTTTACAAATATAATTTAATATATATCTCCTGGCGATTCATCCCCACTTACCGGCCAAAGACCGGTCGCTTAAAGTGGGGTTATTCTCGCTCATTTGATAAATTAAATACTAACTTTTGAACACACCCGCCAGCCGCCTTACCCCCTCAACAATCTCCCCTTCATCAGCCGCACTGAAAGATAGGCGCATCTGGGACAGCCCATTCTCCTGCTGCAGGTAAAAGTATTGTCCCGGAATGTAAGAAACGCCTGCCTCAGTCGCTTTTGCTAAAAGAGCACCCGTATCAGCACCCGGTATTGTGAGCCAGACAAAATAGCCGCCTTTCGGATCGGTCCATGTGACTTTTTCAGGCATGCATGCTTCCAGCGCGTTCAGCAGCGTGCTGCATTTGGATTGATACAGCGACTGGAGATTTGATAGATGCTTCGTCCAATCCGTTTCCTCTAAAAATGCAGCCATCACCGACTGTGCAAATGGATGATCCAGATCCTTTTTAAAACGAAACAGTGTCTCAATCCACTCAGCGCGAGCCGCAATCCAGCCAACGCGCATACCCGGCGCAACCACTTTTGACAAAGAGCCGATGTAAAACACCCGACCGGCCTGATCCATCGACTTCAAAGTATTGACCGGCTGATCGAAAGAAAGCTCTCCGTAAGCATCATCCTCCATCACTAAGAAATCGTACGTTTCAGCAAGCTCAAGGAGATGCTTTCTGCGCTCAGGGGAAAGTGACGTGCCGGTTGGATTTTGAAATGTCGGGATTGTGTAAACCACTTTGGGTAGTGGCTGATTTTTAAGCTTTCTTTCAGCTAACAAATCTTCGAGCTTATCCGTCTGCATACCATTCCCGTCTACTGGCACAGTGAGAATCCGGTCAGTATAGTTCTGAAAAATTTCGAGCGCTTCCATATATGTCGGTGATTCAACAACAATATACGTTTCCTCATCGATCAAAATCCGCGCAATCAAATCAATCGCCTGACACGCACCTGATGTAACCAGCAATTCATCCCGCTTAATATGTATATTTCTTTCATTCATGCGGCAAAGCAGCCATTGCTGAAGCTGATCAATACTTGGACTGCCAACGTAATGCAGCGGCAGATCCCGCTCAGCATTTAAAAGACGCGTCACTGCCTGCTGAATCTCGTTTACTGGCACAAGCGACGCATCCGGAAACCCCGAACTAAGCCTCACACACCCATCCGGCACAACCGGCATCCAGGCACCGGGCGGATCATGTTTGAGGGCTGATAAGATATTTTTTGAATAATAGTTTTTTGTGGTCATGTGCGTTCACTCCCTGGGTTGGTTATTGGTAGTATAGCAGGGATTGTGGCTCACCGGGGACGGAGTTGAGTGATTCACTTTTATAATCATTCTAAAAATGACACAGTGAACTCCGTCCCCGGTGAGCCGCCCCCTAAAAAAAACCCAGAGAAGCTAAGCTCCCCCGGATCCTTTTAAAAGAATAATAAATGCGCCATCAACGCTGCGATTGGCAGACTGATAATGGTACGCTGCAGAAATACGACAAACAGTTCCCAGATTGAAATCGGTATTTTTGATTTGACTAACAGCACGCCGATTTCTGACATGTAGATCAGCTGAGTGAGTGACAGGACGCCGATAACGAACCTTGTCAGTTCTGATTCAATACTGCTTCCGATCACAGCCGGCAGGAACATATCTGCAAATCCGACGATCATAGCTGGTGCCGCTGCCTGCGCTTCAGGAATTCGAAGCAGTTCAAGCAGTGGAACAAACGGGTAAGACAGGTACGTAAATACTGGCGTGAATTCAGCAATGATCAGCGCAATGGTTCCAATCGCCATCACGAGTGGAATGAGCGCAAACCAGATATCAAGCACATTCACTATCCCTTTTTTCGCAACGCCGCGGTAACTCTTGACCTGATCCGCTTTTTCAACCGCCTTCTCAACGCCCCATTTAAAATTCGAAACGCCCTCAGGCACAACTTCTTCGATCTGCTTGCCGACAGGCTCATAATACGTTTCCTTTTTACGCGAAAGTGGCGGGATTCTCGGACAAATGACTGCCACAATCACACCCGTTACAATCACAGTGAAATAAAATTGTACAAACATACTATCAATATTTAAAAAACGTGCAATCACCAGACTGAACGCAATTGAAGCGATCGAAAAGTTTGTCGCAACGACTGCTGCTTCACGTTTTGTATAATAGCCTGACTCATACTGCTGGGTTGTAAGCAGCACGCCAACTGTTCCGCTTCCCATCCACGATGCAAGCGCATCAATTGACGAACGGCCCGGCAGTGTAAACAGCGGCACCATCACTTTTCGCACGATCGTTCCGATAAAATCCATTAATCCGAACTCTAAAAGCAGCGGCATGAATAAACATGCAAATAAGAACCACACCATCAGCACCGGAATCAGATCATACAGCATCACCTGTCCAGTCACCGGTGACCAGACGAGCTCAGGGCCTATTTTAAATAGTGTTGCAAGTGCAAATAGCGCACCAATGATTCTCAGCGACACCCAAAAAGGTGCCACATTAAACAGCAATGCAACGACCGATTGTTTTCTGACTGCAGCCATTGCCGGAACTTTTACTACCAGGCTTCCAAGTGCCGATAGCACAAGCACAAACGTCATAAAACCAGGAATATAAGCAGCGATCGCTCCCTGTAGACTATCTGCCAAAATTCCAAGTCCAATCGTCACCTTTCCATCAAACTTTACCGGTACTAAAAACAGCAGTACCCCAATCAACGAAGGCAGCCAAAACTTCATATACTGTCTTGCAGAATAGCTATTCGTTTTTTCAAACCCACTATGTATTCTTTCCATCTCCAATGACCTCACAATTTGCTGTTAAGATGGTTTATATATTATCATTTTTATGTATAAAAATACAATGGTTATTTTTGTGCGGCGCGGCGGGGACGGAGTTAAGTGGTTCATTTTTAGAATCATTCTAAAAGTGGAACACACAACTCCGTCCCCGGTGTGCCACCTAAAACCCCTTCAACCTCCTCAACACCAAAGCCAGCACCCCAGCCACACTCAACAACCCGGCCATCAACAGCCAGGCGATCTGAAAGCTGCCGCTCATATCAATTGTTAGGCCAAAGAGCGGCGGCAAGATGATGACGCCTGCTGAACCGATTGTGAGGCTGACACCACTTGCCGCGCCTGCCTGCTGTCTCGGTGTCAACTCTGTTGCTATGTTCATCCAAAGGCCGTTAAATCCTGATACGGCAAATCCCAGTACAACTACGATCACAACAAGCAGCGGCACCGGAATTCCATCAGTCAACAGGGCCATCCCCAGCGCGCCGGTCAGTGCTGTCGCAATGATGATCATTAATACCGGAAAGCGTCTGCCACCAAATAAGGTGTCGCTAATCGACCCCCAAATAATTCGTCCAAATGAACCGCTTGCCTCTGACAAAACGAGCATAGTTCCCGCGAGTGCCAGGCTAAAAAAAAGTTCATCAGTCACAAAGAAAAGCAAATATGTATTCACCGTCATTTGAGAACCATTTAAAATCAAGGCAACAATACTGATCAAAAGCAGCGGTTTATATGTAATGAGACCGCGCATACTTCCTTTTACAGCTGGCTCACGTGCGGTTTTTTCAGCCAGCTGCTCCTGGTAGAACCTGAATGCAATGAGGCCGCTCAGCATTAAAACGACACACGCAACCGCCATGGCAATACGCCAACCAAATGTCACTGCAAGCGGCAAAAGCGCAATCGCCGCAAGGGCTGAACCGAACGTAACACCCATCTGCTTGATGCCCATCGCTGTCCCTCTTTTAGCAGGAAACCAGTAAAGAATACCGCGATTCGTGACAGGATGTGTGGCACCGTAACCCATTCCGCCAAGCATAATAAAAAACAGCAGTATAAAAAAGCCTGAAGAAAATGAGCCAAGCAGAAAAGCTGTTCCGAGCACTAGACACACGATTAACAGCAATCGCCTCGTCCCGATCTTATCAGTCAGCATCCCCGCTGGAATACTGACCAGCATCTGTCCTAAAAACAAAAACGAAGGCAGCAAGCCAACCTGCGCTTTCGACAACGTCAGATCCTCAGCAATCAACGGACCAAGCGGCGCAAGCGACCGTCCAACAAGCGCCACAGCCACCTGAGCCAAAAGCAGCCAGCCGAGCATCTGCCATGCAGTTGAAAGTCCTCTATGATTCGACATCGTTCTGGCTCCTTTCTATAACCGGATAATGTTTCCATTATACATGAAACGGCCCTTTAAAATTAAACATACAGATTTACAAGTGAGTCAGTTAATCCTCATAAACCTCCTCTTGCAAACGCTTTAATTTTTTTGTATGATCTAATAAGTAAACGTTTACGTAGTTAATTTAATTGTCAGGAGGCATGTGATTTGGCAACGATAAAGGATGTGGCACGGGTAGCGAATGTATCAATTGCTACAGTTTCTCGCGTATTGAATAATAAAAGTGGTTTTTCTGAAGAAACGAGAAGGTCTGTTGAAAAAGCAATTGAAGAGTTAGGATATGTACCTAATGGCGTTGCGCGGGGATTGATCAGTAAAAGAACAAATACGATTGGTCTGTTAGTGCCTGCGTTGTCAAGCATGCTAGTTTCTGAAATGGTTTCAGGGATTGAAAGGGTCGTCCATGAGCAGGGTTCTAGTCTGATTGTTTGTCACACAGAGTCTAAAGGTAAGAAAACGATGCAATACCTTCAACTGCTAATTGCAAAGCAAGTTGACGGGATTATATTTACAAGTGAGGTTTTACTTCAGGAATATTATCAAATGATTGAACGGTCCGGTATTCCTTTGGTCCTTTTATCTACCGAGACTTTGAATTTACCTGTACCTTCTGTCAAAGTAAATGACCGTCTCGCATCGTTCCATGCAACAGAGTATATGATTAAGCAGGGGCATAAAAAGATTGGCATGATTAGTGGGAATCGCAATGATATGATTGCCGGCGTTCCAAGAGTTGAGGGCTACAGAATGGCGTTGAATAGTCATCAGATTGCATTTGATGAAAGTATGATTGCTTCTCATAAAGGTTTCAGTTATATAGACGGTGCTACTGCATTTAGAAAATTGATTACCGATCACCCCGACATTACAGCAATTGTTGCAGCCAGCGATGAAATTGCACTGGGGATAATCTCAGAAGCTTTTAAAATGGGTATCAATATTCCTGAGCAGGTTTCCGTGATTGGATATGACAACATTCCAATTTGTAATGTGAGCATCCCCCCGCTCACAACTATTTCTCAGCCCGTGGCTAAAATGGGGGAAGTTGCAGCAGAAATGGTGTTAGATATGATTAGTGGAAATCATGTACAGGAAAATGTCATTTTCCCACATGAAATCATTGAAAGACAAAGTGTTAAAAAGCTTGATTAACTGTCTCCTTAAAGGAGATCTTCGACCTTAAGGTAAACGTTTACTATAAAAAGATGGTAATTAACACATTATTTTTTTGTTTTTAGAGTAAACGTTTACTTAAACCAACTTTAGGAGGAAATTACTTATGAAAAAGCATTACGGCAAGTTTTTAGTTACAGCTGGAACGGCAGCAGCAGTTCTTGCAGGTTGCGGCGGTGGAAGTGACGATGGAAGTGTAACGCTTGAGCTCTTTTCAAATAAATCAGAAAGTATTGATACGTATCAGGCTTTAATCGAGCAATTTGAAGAAGAAAACCCTGATATTAATGTTGAACTTGAAGCCCCTCCGGAAGCTGAGACAGTATTGCGTACACGTTTAACTAAAAATGATATGCCCGATATATTATCAATCGGAGGAAATGCAACATATGGTGAATTCGCACGTGAAGGCGTATTAAGAGATTTATCTGATACGGATCTTCTGGCAAATGTGCAATCCTCTTATGTGGATATGCTCGGACAATTAGCAGGTTCTGAGACAGAAGGAAGCTTTGGCGTTCCTTACGCTACAAATGCTAATCATGTTATTTATAACAAAAGTAAAGTTGAAGAACTCGGCATTGAAATCCCACAGACATGGGATGAGTTTATTGCTGCACTTGAAACAGCTCAAGAGGCCGGAGAAGTTCCACTATATCTAACGCTGCAGGAAGCATGGACTGGAATGGCAATCTGGAACGGTATTGCAGGGAATGTTGTTCCTGAAGATTTTGCTGAAATGAAGAATAACGGTGAAGCATCATTTGTGGAAGATTATGATGAGGTAGCTGATAAAATGCTGCAGCTGCTTGACTATGGACATGATGATAACTTCGGCATCGGTTACGGTGATGGAAACAGTGCTTTTGCAAATGGAGAAGGTGTCTTTTATATACAGGGTAACTGGGCAATTCCTGAAATAAGAGAAGCTAATTCTGATGTTGAACTTGGCACTTTCACACTCCCTTCAAGTAACAATGCTGAAGAAAATGAACTTGTCTCTGGTGTGGATGTGGCGCTTGCGATCAGTGAAACAACTGAGCATCCTGAAGAAGCTGAAAAATTCCTGTCATTTATGCTTGAACAGGAAGTCGCAGAGCAATACATGAATGAACAAAGTGCATTCTCAGCTGTTGAAGGCGTCTATCAGGAAGATGAAGTATTTGAGGGGATTCGTGAATACTTTGAAAATGATCGCCTGACAAGCTTCCAGGATCATTACTATCCTGCAGGAATGGGTGTTGAAAACCTTGTGTTGGATATGCTGATCAACGGCAATAAAACTGAAGGATTAGAAGTCATTGACTCTGAATGGGAAGCAGCACAAAACAGATAATTTTCACAATGGGGGTTCATCCCCCATTGCTATGACTGTTGGTTTCGCTGCAGGCGTGCCTTCAGTGCATGCCTGGATCCAGATCAGCAGTTCATTAATTACCGGGGGAGTGAAATATTTTGAAAAGAGATCATGCTTTTTTATTAATGGTTATCCCTGCCTTTGTACTTTTTTTCATATTCCATACCTATCCTGCACTCCAGGGCGTTTTCTACAGCTTCACTAACTTTAAAGGATATGGAAATTGGGATTTTACAGGCTTCACAAATTACTTTAAAGTATTTCAGGATTCCAGGGCACTCAGTGCTTATGGATTCACATTTCAATTTGCAATTGTAGCTACGATACTCGTAAATATCATTAGTGTTTTGATTGCGATGGGCTTGAATGCAAAAATTAAATTCAGAAAAACACTTAGAGCTACTTATTTCCTTCCATTTATTTTAAGTGTTTTGATCGTCAGTTACATTTTCCAGTTCATCTTTACTCATATGGTTCCTGACTTTGGTCAGGCTTTAGGAATTGATGCACTGTCAAGAAATATTCTTGGTGATCAGGATCTTGCCTGGATTGGTATCGTAATCGTTGCTGTATGGCAATCAGTTGCATTTAATACCCTTCTTTACCTTGCAGGATTATCCACAGTTGATGAACAGCTCTATGAAGCAGCTGATATTGATGGTGCAAAAGCATGGTCAAAATTCTGGAGAATTACATTCCCGCTCATTGCGCCATTCTTTACGATTAATATGGTTGTTGCAATGAAAAACTTCCTGATGGCATTTGATCAGATTATCGCTCTAACTGGCGGCGGTCCGGGTAGAGCAACAGAATCTATCTCTCTATTAATCTACAGAGGTGGATTTGAAGCTGGTCAGTTCGCTTATCAGTCAGCTAACGCAGTTATTTATTTTATTGTCATTGTAGTAATTTCTGTTGTACAACTTCGAATTCTTGAAAGAAAAGAGGTGAAGTAACTGATGAGTAACCGTATAAATTGGAAAGCAACTATTTTACTAATACTAGGAACAATTTTTATCCTGTTCCCTCTTTACCTCACAGTTATTATTGCCTTTAAGACACCACAGGAGATGAGTGGCAACATTCTGGCTCTTCCTGAATCATGGGGCTTTGATAATTTTATAAAAGCAATTGAAGTAACAAACTTTTTTAATGCGCTTGGCAATAGTGTATTTGTCACCATACTGACAGTGATCATTGTGATTCTTACCCATTCGCTTGTAGCATATGCGATCGCACGTAACCTGCACAAAAAGTTTTATAAATTCTTATACTTTTACTTTATCAGTGCCATGTTTATACCTTTTCCGATCATCATGCTCCCTCTTGTACTGCAGACCAGCAGCTGGGGAATGGACAATCTGGTTGGCCTGGGTATTTTAAATGGTGTCATGCACCTAGCGTTTAACGTATTTATCTATGTAGGTTACGTTAAAACATTACCTATCGAGCTTGAGGAAGCTGCCATCATAGACGGCGCTAACACATTCCAGGTTTTCTGGAAGATTATTTTCCCTATGATGAAACCAATGCACGCAACAGTCGCAATCCTTACAGCTCTTGCAGCCTGGAATGACTTCATGCTTCCACTTGTGATATTAAGTGACTCAAGTATGTACACACTTCCGCTTGTTCAATATGCATTCCAGGGACAATTCAGTACGGATTATAACCTGGCATTTGCATCTTACTTACTCGCAATGCTTCCAATGGTGGTACTCTACGTATTTGTACAAAAATGGATCATTGGCGGTGTTATGAGAGGTTCACTAAAATAACAATGCTGAGGGGCGGCAATTTCTTTGCCCCTCTCTTACATAACTTTATCTAAATGGAGGCACAAACTTATGAAAAAAACGTGGTGGAAAGAAAGCGTTGTATATCAAATTTACCCAAGAAGCTTTAATGATTCCAATGGTGATGGAATTGGAGACATTCCCGGTGTTATAGAAAAACTTGATTACCTTAAAGAGCTAGGAGTTGATGTAATATGGTTATCACCGGTCTACCAATCTCCAAATGATGATAACGGTTACGACATTTCTGACTATCAGGCAATTATGGATGACTTTGGCACAATGAATGACTGGGAGCAGCTACTAGATGAAATTCATCAAAGAGAGATGAAACTAATCATGGACTTAGTCGTAAACCACTCGTCTGACGAACATGCATGGTTTACTGAATCACGCAAATCCAAAGACAACCCTTTCCGTGATTACTATATTTGGCGCCCGGACAAAGAGGGAAAAGAACCAAATAACTGGGCAGCTACCTTTGGTGGTTCAGCATGGGACTACGATGAAGCTTCCGGAGAATACTACCTCCATTTATTCAGCAAAAAACAGCCTGATTTAAACTGGGAAAACTCTGAACTTCGACACGAAGTGTATGACATGATGAAATGGTGGCTCGATAAAGGAATTGACGGCTTTAGAATGGATGTCATCAACTTCATTTCAAAAGCTGACGGATTACCTGATGGCCCTAATCCGCACAATAAAAAGTATGGAGATGGAAGCCAATACTTCATGAATGGACCTCGTATCCATGAATTTTTACATGAAATGAATCAGGAGGTCATCTCAAAGTATGATGTCATGACAGTTGGAGAGATGCCTGGTGTAAGCGTAGAACAGGCAATAGAATACACAGATGATTCAAGAGAAGAACTGCAAATGGTGTTCCAGTTTGAACATATGGATCTGGATTCCGGTCCAGAAGGAAAATGGGATTTGAAACCACTGGACCTTCGTGATCTCAAAAAAAGCATTTCACGTTGGCAGACTGGGTTACATGGAACAGGATGGAATAGCCTGTATATGAATAATCACGATCAGCCAAGAGTAGTCTCACGCTTTGGCAATGACAAAGAATACCGTGTAACTTCAGCAAAAATGCTTGGCACTTTCCTGCACATGCTACAGGGCACACCTTATATTTATCAGGGTGAAGAACTTGGTATGACGAATATCAAATTTGATTCAATTCAGGATTACAAAGACATCGAAACATTAAATTATTACCGTGATGCGCTAAATGATGGTAAATCTGAACATGAGATCATGCAATCTATTTACACAAAAGGCCGCGATAATGCCAGAACTCCTATGCAATGGAATAGTGAAAAAAATGCAGGCTTTACGACCGGCAGCCCCTGGATTGCTGTAAATGAAAATTATAAAGAGATCAATGCATCTCAGGCTGTTCATGATCCTGAATCAATTTTTCACTACTATAAAAAACTGATTTCACTTCGTAAAGATCACAAAATCATACAGTATGGAGACTACCAACTATTACTTCCTGATCATCAGGAAATCTATGCTTATGCACGTTCATATGAAGGTCAAAAATTATTAGTCCTTACAAACTTCAGTAACCAGGAGCAGACCTTTACAAAACCAGAGAACCTTAGCTTCTATGCAAAAGATATATTGATCGGTAACGGTCAGATAAACTCCCTGCACGTTGAGAAAGTTGTATTAAAACCTTATGAAGCTGTTGTGTATTTAGGGGAATAAGTATTAATAGGTGAAGCTTAGTCTCCGTCATTTTGTTTAGATAAAACTCTCAATAATTTTCCAACCACCTTAAGATTAAATACTTTTTAAACGTAAATATTATGTTTTAAGGCTCAGGTTGATTATTATAAAATATCTGAACACTGCAAAGTGACCATTTAGGTGCAATCAAAACATCATGTTGAATTATATTTTATTCAGTGAGTAGTACCTCAAAGCCGGGGTGAAAGTAATTGATGAGAGTGAGTAAATTTTATGTTCACTATAAAAGGTCTGTGAGAAAGTACAACTTCTCACAGACCTTTTCAATTATTTACTGGCATTATCCTTATCTCGTCTATTATAAACCGATCTCAGGCAGTGAGCCGTCATAGTCGAAGATTACTTCAATACTTGATGAAGTCACAACAAGGTAGCCTTTCTTTCCTGCAATAGAGATATCAATAAGCTTATCCTTGCTATATACCATATTGTCTTTGACAAGCTTTGTCAGCTCTGCAGTTTCAGGAGTTCCCGTTCCAAAAAATCCGGATAGCCCCAATTCAAGAGCTTCCATACCTTTTGGTTGTACCGATTTATGTTTATTATAACGGCTCATCACGAATGTCATGGATGACATCTTGTTAGAATCATACTCACCAATAACAAACAGATAATCGTTTTTTAACGGCATACTTGCTTCCACCATATATGATGTAATAAAATCCATCCCATTTTCTGGTTTATGTTCAAATATTTTACGGGATTCGTATTCAAATGTTGGGCCTGTTACAAGCTCTATTGAATCAGCTTTACTAATAAAATCAGCCGGTTTTGGAGGTGGCACATGATCTTTGGAGTGTGTGATCAAAATCCATCCAGTTTGTCCTTTGTACGTTGTTTTATAAAAACCGTTGTGTTTGTTAATTGATGAAAAGACTGCACCTCTAGGGACTTTTAATATCGACTTTTTAGAAAACGATACGTCAGAATATAAAGTCGTATTTTGATGAGCTTCAAATTGCTTTGCTTTAAAAGACTCAACTAAAGGAGCCGGGCCCGGTACATGATCTTTTGTATGGGACACAATTACCCATCCGCTCTTTCCACCATAGAACGCTTTATAAAATCCGTTGTGCTTTGTATCAGTTGTTATAAACTCTCCTTTTGGAATTCTGACAACATTCTTTTTTGAAGACATCACAGATGAATACAGCATTGTCTCCCGTGTTGTTTCAACTTTTTTAGTGCCAAATACTTCTGCTTTCGGTCCAGGAATATGATCCTTTGAATGAGAAATCAATATCCAACCCGTTTTTCCTCCATATGTCGTTTTATAGAATCCATTTAACTTTTCATCAGCAGTGAATATCTCTCCTTTAGGAATTTTCACAACAGACTTTTTAGATGACCATACGGATGAATACAGCGTCGTTATACGGGCAGTTTCAAATTCACTCCCTTTAAAACTTACAGATTTTGGATCAAACATTGATTGAACATTTTTTTCATTAGTTACGTATGCGAGATTTACGTAATCAACTTCAAAAGCCTCAGCA
This region of Jeotgalibacillus malaysiensis genomic DNA includes:
- a CDS encoding membrane protein, whose product is MERIHSGFEKTNSYSARQYMKFWLPSLIGVLLFLVPVKFDGKVTIGLGILADSLQGAIAAYIPGFMTFVLVLSALGSLVVKVPAMAAVRKQSVVALLFNVAPFWVSLRIIGALFALATLFKIGPELVWSPVTGQVMLYDLIPVLMVWFLFACLFMPLLLEFGLMDFIGTIVRKVMVPLFTLPGRSSIDALASWMGSGTVGVLLTTQQYESGYYTKREAAVVATNFSIASIAFSLVIARFLNIDSMFVQFYFTVIVTGVIVAVICPRIPPLSRKKETYYEPVGKQIEEVVPEGVSNFKWGVEKAVEKADQVKSYRGVAKKGIVNVLDIWFALIPLVMAIGTIALIIAEFTPVFTYLSYPFVPLLELLRIPEAQAAAPAMIVGFADMFLPAVIGSSIESELTRFVIGVLSLTQLIYMSEIGVLLVKSKIPISIWELFVVFLQRTIISLPIAALMAHLLFF
- a CDS encoding sugar ABC transporter permease; protein product: MKRDHAFLLMVIPAFVLFFIFHTYPALQGVFYSFTNFKGYGNWDFTGFTNYFKVFQDSRALSAYGFTFQFAIVATILVNIISVLIAMGLNAKIKFRKTLRATYFLPFILSVLIVSYIFQFIFTHMVPDFGQALGIDALSRNILGDQDLAWIGIVIVAVWQSVAFNTLLYLAGLSTVDEQLYEAADIDGAKAWSKFWRITFPLIAPFFTINMVVAMKNFLMAFDQIIALTGGGPGRATESISLLIYRGGFEAGQFAYQSANAVIYFIVIVVISVVQLRILERKEVK
- a CDS encoding oligo-1,6-glucosidase, translated to MKKTWWKESVVYQIYPRSFNDSNGDGIGDIPGVIEKLDYLKELGVDVIWLSPVYQSPNDDNGYDISDYQAIMDDFGTMNDWEQLLDEIHQREMKLIMDLVVNHSSDEHAWFTESRKSKDNPFRDYYIWRPDKEGKEPNNWAATFGGSAWDYDEASGEYYLHLFSKKQPDLNWENSELRHEVYDMMKWWLDKGIDGFRMDVINFISKADGLPDGPNPHNKKYGDGSQYFMNGPRIHEFLHEMNQEVISKYDVMTVGEMPGVSVEQAIEYTDDSREELQMVFQFEHMDLDSGPEGKWDLKPLDLRDLKKSISRWQTGLHGTGWNSLYMNNHDQPRVVSRFGNDKEYRVTSAKMLGTFLHMLQGTPYIYQGEELGMTNIKFDSIQDYKDIETLNYYRDALNDGKSEHEIMQSIYTKGRDNARTPMQWNSEKNAGFTTGSPWIAVNENYKEINASQAVHDPESIFHYYKKLISLRKDHKIIQYGDYQLLLPDHQEIYAYARSYEGQKLLVLTNFSNQEQTFTKPENLSFYAKDILIGNGQINSLHVEKVVLKPYEAVVYLGE